Proteins from one Pleuronectes platessa chromosome 16, fPlePla1.1, whole genome shotgun sequence genomic window:
- the s1pr2 gene encoding sphingosine 1-phosphate receptor 2, which produces MNLCRKATVLCQPVTMRSKYSEYYNQSLIRAYYAYAKNKTEQELETYYKSKKQLGTLNIVIVVLCTIIILENLLVLLAVCRNKKFHTAMFFFIGNLAFSDLLAGSAYIANIFLSGQNTFKLLPVQWFIREGTAFIALAASVFSLLAIAIERYTAITKVKVYGSSKTCRMFILIGACWVTSILLGGLPIIGWNCIDNQPECSAVLPLYSKKYIVFVVTIFSLILLSIVILYVKIYLIVRSSHHEATHSPAYSLLKTVTIVLGVFIMCWLPAFTILLLDSSCGIQFCSILNKADLFFGFATLNSALNPVIYTLRSKDMRKEFLRVLCCWGVLQSGRPKERCLVPLKSSSSLEHCTNKNEHQSIPIMQDCTTCV; this is translated from the coding sequence ATGAATCTTTGCCGTAAAGCCACCGTGCTCTGCCAGCCCGTCACCATGAGGAGCAAGTATTCCGAGTATTACAATCAGAGTCTCATCCGCGCCTACTATGCGTACGCAAAGAACAAGACCGAGCAGGAGCTGGAAACGTACTATAAGTCTAAAAAGCAGCTCGGCACCCTCAACATCGTCATCGTGGTCCTCTGCACCATCATCATCCTGGAGAATCTGCTGGTCCTCCTCGCCGTCTGCCGCAACAAGAAGTTCCACACCGCCATGTTTTTCTTCATCGGCAACCTGGCGTTCTCTGACCTGCTGGCAGGCTCGGCCTACATAGCCAACATTTTTCTATCAGGGCAGAACACTTTCAAGCTGCTGCCTGTGCAGTGGTTCATCCGGGAGGGCACCGCGTTCATCGCTCTGGCGGCTTCTGTTTTCAGCTTGCTGGCGATAGCTATAGAGCGCTACACAGCTATTACCAAGGTGAAGGTTTACGGCTCCTCCAAAACGTGCCGCATGTTCATCCTGATAGGAGCATGTTGGGTCACCTCCATCCTGCTCGGAGGACTACCCATCATCGGCTGGAACTGCATTGACAACCAACCTGAATGCTCGGCCGTGTTGCCCCTCTACTCCAAGAAATACATTGTCTTTGTCGTGACCATATTCAGCCTCATATTGCTCTCTATTGTCATCCTTTATGTAAAGATCTATTTGATTGTACGCTCCAGCCACCACGAAGCAACCCACTCACCGGCCTATTCCCTTTTGAAAACAGTCACAATAGTGCTGGGTGTCTTCATCATGTGCTGGCTGCCAGCTTTTACCATCCTCCTCCTTGACTCATCCTGTGGCATACAGTTCTGCAGTATCCTCAACAAAGCAGACCTCTTTTTTGGCTTTGCCACTCTGAACTCAGCTCTTAACCCAGTCATCTACACGCTGCGCAGCAAGGACATGAGGAAGGAGTTCCTGCGCGTGCTGTGCTGCTGGGGGGTGCTGCAGAGCGGGCGGCCCAAAGAACGCTGTCTGGTCCCTCTAAAGAGCTCCAGCTCCCTGGAACACTGCACGAACAAAAACGAACACCAGAGCATACCCATCATGCAAGATTGTACCACCTGTGTCTAA